In one Elusimicrobiales bacterium genomic region, the following are encoded:
- a CDS encoding DUF4035 domain-containing protein: MTVGELLNRISSRELTEWQAYYGIEPFGEERADLRAGIIAATGANVFRGKGVKPYKPQDFMPKFGGETQDWRQMLAKVRVINAALGGKYGDNRQPDSEPDGADSQL, from the coding sequence ATGACGGTGGGCGAGTTGTTGAACCGCATCAGTTCGCGCGAATTGACCGAATGGCAGGCGTATTACGGCATCGAGCCGTTCGGCGAGGAACGAGCGGACTTGCGGGCGGGCATAATCGCGGCGACTGGCGCAAACGTGTTTCGCGGCAAAGGCGTGAAGCCGTACAAACCGCAGGACTTCATGCCGAAGTTCGGCGGTGAAACGCAAGACTGGCGGCAGATGTTGGCGAAAGTGCGGGTAATCAACGCGGCATTAGGCGGAAAATATGGCGACAATCGGCAACCTGATAGTGAACCTGACGGCGCGGACAGCCAGCTTTGA
- a CDS encoding phage tail tube protein yields MSEAISGFGTKLKMGDGASPEVFSDIAAVSKVGGPGVSLDTIDVTADDSPGGYKEYAAGLLDAGEIKLELNFLPANASQTGLLTALTSRAAKHFKLVFPDTANTTWSFSAFVTNFEPDAPVDGKLAASVTLKITGQPTLA; encoded by the coding sequence ATGAGCGAAGCGATAAGCGGTTTCGGCACGAAACTGAAAATGGGCGATGGCGCAAGCCCTGAGGTGTTTAGCGACATAGCCGCCGTGTCAAAAGTGGGCGGGCCGGGCGTCTCGCTGGACACGATAGACGTGACCGCCGATGATTCGCCGGGAGGGTACAAGGAATACGCCGCCGGGCTGCTCGACGCGGGCGAAATAAAACTGGAACTGAACTTCCTGCCCGCCAACGCGAGCCAGACGGGACTGCTGACCGCGCTGACAAGCCGCGCGGCAAAGCACTTCAAGCTGGTGTTCCCGGACACGGCGAACACGACATGGAGCTTTTCGGCTTTCGTCACGAACTTCGAGCCGGACGCGCCGGTAGACGGCAAACTGGCGGCGAGCGTGACGTTGAAAATCACAGGCCAGCCGACGCTGGCGTAA
- a CDS encoding DUF3168 domain-containing protein, translating to MSVEQTLYDLLRQDTGVSAIAGDRLYPVRLPDEVMLPAMVYAKVSCIRYASHGGPSKLASSRFQLDCYSADYLEAKRLALAAVSALHGKKGGDIQAAFNENETDGFSADDGVFRVTADVLIWHKED from the coding sequence ATGAGCGTTGAGCAAACACTCTATGACTTGCTCCGGCAGGACACCGGCGTATCGGCAATTGCCGGAGACAGACTCTATCCGGTCCGGCTGCCCGACGAGGTTATGTTGCCCGCGATGGTTTACGCAAAAGTGTCGTGCATCAGATACGCCTCGCATGGCGGGCCGTCAAAGCTGGCGTCCTCGCGGTTCCAACTGGACTGTTACTCGGCGGATTATCTTGAGGCAAAGCGGCTGGCGTTGGCGGCAGTGTCGGCGTTGCACGGCAAGAAAGGCGGCGATATACAGGCCGCCTTCAACGAGAACGAAACGGACGGATTCAGCGCGGACGACGGCGTATTTCGCGTCACTGCTGACGTCCTGATATGGCACAAGGAGGATTGA
- a CDS encoding head-tail connector protein produces MAGTLLIAAPAAEPVTLAEQKSHSRVEFADEDVLIGGLIKTARECVEMLTNRKLITQRWRVYLDELPPDGIITLPFAPVSAVEFVRFWDANAVGTVLSATTYYADVMGEPARILPKDNWQIPSAEFRRANGIEVGFGCGYGAAGTNVPESLRQAVRFLAAHWYENRIAVSDAANVRFEELPMGVQYLLAPYRLWGRAL; encoded by the coding sequence ATGGCCGGAACGCTGCTGATAGCCGCGCCAGCCGCCGAGCCGGTAACGCTCGCCGAGCAGAAATCGCATTCGCGGGTTGAGTTTGCCGATGAGGATGTTCTTATCGGCGGGCTGATAAAAACCGCCCGCGAATGCGTTGAAATGCTCACGAACCGCAAACTCATCACGCAGCGTTGGCGGGTTTACCTCGACGAATTGCCGCCGGACGGGATAATAACATTGCCATTTGCGCCAGTCTCGGCGGTTGAGTTCGTCCGCTTCTGGGACGCGAATGCCGTCGGGACGGTGTTGAGCGCGACGACTTATTACGCCGATGTTATGGGCGAACCGGCGCGGATATTGCCAAAGGACAACTGGCAAATCCCGTCGGCGGAGTTCCGGCGGGCCAACGGGATAGAAGTCGGCTTCGGCTGCGGTTACGGCGCGGCAGGGACGAATGTGCCGGAGTCCTTGCGTCAGGCGGTGCGGTTTCTGGCGGCGCACTGGTACGAGAACCGCATCGCCGTCAGCGACGCCGCCAATGTGCGCTTCGAGGAGTTGCCGATGGGCGTGCAGTACCTGCTCGCGCCATATCGGCTATGGGGGCGCGCATTATGA
- a CDS encoding phage head closure protein, producing the protein MNPGKLNRRVTLQRQTITRDAVGQAKPVWTDVVTVWAAVLPLRGREYFESARVNSEITVCVIIRYRTDVKPSWRVVSGGNGYDIVEIINPADGKQELQLMCKRVA; encoded by the coding sequence ATGAACCCCGGCAAGCTGAACAGGCGGGTAACCTTGCAGCGGCAGACCATAACCCGCGATGCCGTCGGGCAAGCGAAGCCGGTGTGGACTGATGTTGTGACGGTGTGGGCGGCGGTATTGCCTTTGCGCGGGCGGGAGTATTTTGAATCCGCCCGTGTGAACAGCGAAATCACTGTGTGCGTCATCATTCGGTATCGCACTGATGTGAAACCGAGTTGGCGTGTGGTTTCCGGCGGGAATGGTTATGACATCGTGGAAATAATCAATCCCGCCGACGGGAAACAGGAATTGCAGCTTATGTGCAAACGGGTGGCGTAA
- a CDS encoding phage tail tape measure protein produces MATIGNLIVNLTARTASFEEGLAKAEKTLARTGRRFTALGKEITYGLSLPFAGAALSAVKFATQFDESLDKIVAIIGVSREQVDAWRGDLLTLASQTGRGPKELADALYFVAQSGLRGADALEALKASAMASAAGMGDIKIVADALTSALNAYGPANLSAATAAGVLVATVRNGKMQLDELAPVIWKLLPVSAQLGVSFGEVSGAVAAMSRLGMGARQTVAALRGVFLTLLKPTQQMRDGLALVGLSAEGLRAELRERGLLAVLQTLKAHFGENEIALARVFPEAEGFIGLLNLIGKNGEVARAVIADVAKATGQDLKNAFNIADKDASQQFAKALATLQVALIQLGGIALPAVVKLTQMLTSAAQKAAAFIGGLDAGTRNWLITVAMIIAALGPAIWGLGLFVSAVSGLAPVLGWIVAAAKLVASALGALAGPVGLIAVALIAVGLIIIDKWSSIVRTWDSLMQTFREVCRGYMDDVLIIADFFVRFFSDKFQALKDYFKNWVRDFMTVAEYLRLNGAVAAIRRFVDDTAEALGNSQISQSLKGVANDVKKWGSIIGETALNTGKDIAESVANGYSKAQDFVGGKLAAVKSVFSGGVAAPTLNMPAAPQIPNIAPDAAQDASAFSVAWTSALRETAAAGINWKTEMLGMMSSFEGSFAGGFWKALDTARGVFGAIKNLADNLFQSILKAFEELIAKLAAKMALYGILNLFTGGAFGGLTGGLGKFLGFAEGGLVPGMKGQPVPAIVHGGEYVLSLREMAAMGSVSTGAVAMAGGGTMSVSVNAPITINGGMGSQTDVRAVCEQITTAIKQGVSWGVENAKAAYKIGAKHDGEAM; encoded by the coding sequence ATGGCGACAATCGGCAACCTGATAGTGAACCTGACGGCGCGGACAGCCAGCTTTGAGGAAGGCCTCGCCAAAGCTGAAAAGACGCTCGCCCGCACGGGGCGGCGGTTCACCGCGCTCGGCAAGGAAATCACTTACGGGCTGTCGCTGCCGTTCGCCGGTGCCGCGTTGTCCGCCGTAAAATTCGCCACCCAGTTCGACGAAAGCCTAGACAAAATTGTGGCGATTATCGGCGTGAGCCGCGAACAGGTGGATGCATGGCGCGGCGACCTACTGACACTTGCTTCGCAAACCGGCAGAGGGCCGAAAGAACTGGCTGACGCGCTGTATTTCGTGGCACAGTCGGGATTACGCGGCGCGGACGCACTGGAGGCGTTGAAAGCATCGGCAATGGCGTCGGCGGCGGGGATGGGCGACATCAAAATCGTCGCCGACGCTTTAACTTCCGCTCTAAACGCCTACGGTCCGGCGAATTTGAGCGCAGCGACGGCGGCTGGCGTGCTGGTCGCCACAGTCCGCAACGGGAAAATGCAACTGGACGAACTTGCGCCGGTTATCTGGAAGCTGCTGCCGGTATCGGCGCAGTTGGGCGTGTCTTTCGGCGAAGTATCAGGTGCGGTGGCGGCGATGTCGCGGTTGGGCATGGGCGCAAGGCAGACTGTCGCGGCGTTGCGCGGTGTGTTCCTGACTTTGCTGAAACCGACGCAGCAAATGCGCGACGGACTTGCGCTTGTCGGGCTTTCGGCGGAAGGGTTGCGCGCGGAACTGCGGGAACGCGGTTTGCTGGCGGTTTTGCAGACGCTGAAAGCGCACTTCGGCGAGAACGAAATCGCGCTGGCGCGGGTGTTCCCGGAAGCGGAGGGTTTCATCGGACTTCTGAACCTCATCGGCAAGAACGGCGAGGTCGCGCGGGCGGTCATCGCCGATGTGGCGAAGGCGACGGGGCAGGACCTAAAAAATGCCTTCAATATCGCCGACAAAGACGCGAGCCAACAGTTTGCCAAAGCTCTGGCGACATTGCAGGTCGCGTTAATCCAACTCGGCGGCATCGCGTTACCGGCGGTCGTAAAGCTGACGCAGATGTTGACCTCGGCGGCGCAAAAAGCGGCGGCGTTTATAGGCGGGCTGGACGCTGGTACGCGCAACTGGCTGATAACTGTGGCAATGATTATCGCAGCTTTAGGTCCGGCTATCTGGGGTTTGGGATTGTTCGTGTCGGCGGTAAGTGGCCTTGCGCCGGTGTTGGGTTGGATTGTCGCGGCGGCGAAGCTGGTCGCCTCGGCGTTGGGCGCGCTCGCCGGGCCGGTGGGTTTGATTGCAGTCGCGTTAATCGCCGTCGGGCTAATCATTATCGACAAATGGTCGTCCATCGTCAGAACATGGGACAGCCTGATGCAGACATTCCGCGAAGTATGCCGGGGTTACATGGACGATGTGCTGATTATCGCCGATTTCTTTGTTCGGTTTTTCAGCGACAAATTCCAAGCCCTGAAGGATTATTTCAAGAACTGGGTCCGCGATTTTATGACGGTGGCCGAGTATCTGCGCTTGAACGGCGCGGTCGCGGCTATCCGGCGGTTCGTGGACGATACCGCCGAAGCGTTGGGCAATTCGCAAATCAGCCAATCACTTAAAGGTGTGGCGAACGATGTAAAGAAATGGGGCAGCATAATCGGCGAAACTGCGTTGAACACCGGCAAGGATATCGCCGAAAGCGTGGCGAATGGTTACAGCAAGGCGCAGGATTTTGTCGGCGGCAAACTGGCGGCGGTGAAAAGCGTGTTTTCCGGCGGGGTAGCCGCGCCGACACTGAACATGCCCGCCGCGCCTCAAATCCCGAATATCGCCCCGGACGCTGCGCAAGACGCCTCGGCGTTCAGCGTCGCGTGGACGAGCGCGCTGCGCGAGACAGCCGCCGCCGGTATCAACTGGAAAACCGAAATGCTCGGCATGATGTCGAGCTTCGAGGGTTCGTTCGCGGGCGGGTTCTGGAAGGCGTTGGACACCGCACGCGGCGTGTTCGGCGCGATTAAAAATCTGGCCGACAATCTTTTTCAGTCAATATTGAAAGCGTTTGAGGAGCTTATCGCAAAGCTTGCCGCCAAGATGGCGCTGTACGGGATACTGAACCTGTTCACCGGCGGCGCGTTCGGCGGGCTGACCGGCGGACTGGGCAAGTTTCTGGGTTTTGCCGAGGGCGGGTTGGTCCCCGGCATGAAAGGCCAGCCGGTTCCGGCCATCGTTCACGGCGGGGAATATGTATTGAGCTTGCGCGAGATGGCGGCGATGGGTTCGGTCAGCACCGGCGCGGTCGCAATGGCGGGCGGCGGAACCATGAGCGTTTCTGTGAACGCGCCCATAACAATCAACGGCGGCATGGGTTCGCAAACGGATGTGCGCGCGGTATGCGAGCAAATCACGACCGCCATCAAGCAGGGCGTTTCGTGGGGTGTTGAGAACGCCAAAGCTGCCTATAAAATCGGCGCGAAGCACGACGGGGAGGCTATGTGA
- a CDS encoding HK97-gp10 family putative phage morphogenesis protein translates to MGDITVIQLDGIPELELALKNIRGPELRRATVRAVKKGAEVIRAQAAANAPYDAGVNNLFTEGKPETAEHLKDNIGVTISTDPLKGEVRARIGLHWTVWYGRLVEFGHALAVRSHKSGKRWFYKVVGRVEAKPFMRPAFDSKKEEAIQACDAEYRRLVAKYGGASDER, encoded by the coding sequence ATGGGCGACATAACCGTAATCCAACTGGACGGTATCCCGGAGCTTGAGCTGGCGTTGAAAAACATACGCGGGCCGGAGCTGCGACGCGCCACCGTGCGCGCCGTCAAAAAGGGCGCGGAGGTTATAAGGGCGCAAGCTGCGGCGAACGCGCCGTATGACGCTGGCGTAAACAACCTGTTCACCGAGGGCAAACCGGAAACCGCCGAACACCTCAAGGATAATATCGGCGTAACCATTAGCACGGACCCGCTGAAAGGCGAAGTCCGGGCAAGAATCGGGCTGCACTGGACGGTGTGGTATGGCAGGCTCGTCGAGTTCGGCCACGCGCTGGCTGTGCGGTCGCATAAATCCGGCAAGCGGTGGTTCTACAAGGTTGTGGGCCGGGTTGAGGCCAAGCCGTTCATGCGTCCGGCGTTTGACTCGAAAAAAGAGGAAGCGATACAGGCTTGCGACGCGGAATATCGCCGACTGGTGGCGAAATACGGAGGAGCGTCCGATGAGCGTTGA